A window from Methanobrevibacter sp. encodes these proteins:
- a CDS encoding (R)-citramalate synthase — MNVKVLDTTLRDGEQTPGVSLTPLEKLRIATKLDEIGVDYIEAGSAITSEGERESIKGITEQSFHAEILSFSRPLTIDIDYCLDCDVDGVNLVVPTSDLHIFDKLKYTREKLLELSNNAVDYCKDHGLIVELSAEDASRSDFDFLKSVFQNGIDHGADRICVCDTVGILTPDSSFDLFNKLNDFNVPIAAHCHNDFGLAVANTFAALKGGATEFHSTINGIGERAGNTSFEECVVGIDRLLPDFSTDVKIHEIYDISKLAARLTGVYIQPNKAIVGENAFAHESGIHSDGIIKNSATYEPMTPELVGRKRRFVIGKHMGTHGLDNRLKELGLSVNKNQLQQICNDIKVLADKGKTVTDVDLQVIADNVLEINQEDRIKLDELTIVSGNKVMPTASVKITIDDDEVLNAGVGLGPVDAAINALKTLDVFSDVDLIEYHVDAITGGTDAFIDVIIKLQKGDRVVSARGTEPDIINASVKAYIAGVNRLLSS; from the coding sequence TTGAATGTTAAAGTATTGGATACTACATTGCGTGATGGAGAACAAACTCCCGGGGTTTCTTTGACTCCTTTAGAGAAACTGAGAATTGCTACTAAGCTTGATGAAATTGGTGTTGATTATATTGAAGCAGGTTCTGCAATCACCTCTGAAGGTGAGCGGGAGTCTATTAAAGGAATTACAGAACAAAGTTTTCATGCTGAGATTTTAAGTTTTTCCAGACCTTTAACTATCGATATTGATTATTGTTTGGATTGTGATGTTGATGGGGTTAATTTGGTTGTTCCAACTTCTGATTTGCATATTTTTGATAAATTGAAATATACTCGTGAAAAGTTGCTTGAATTATCTAATAATGCTGTTGATTATTGTAAAGACCATGGTTTAATTGTTGAATTATCTGCTGAAGATGCATCAAGAAGTGATTTTGACTTTTTAAAATCTGTTTTTCAAAATGGTATTGATCATGGTGCTGACAGAATTTGCGTCTGTGATACTGTAGGTATATTAACACCAGATTCTTCTTTTGATTTATTCAATAAATTAAATGATTTTAATGTTCCAATAGCTGCTCATTGCCATAATGATTTTGGACTTGCAGTTGCCAATACTTTTGCCGCTTTGAAAGGCGGTGCAACTGAGTTCCATTCGACTATTAATGGTATAGGTGAGAGAGCTGGAAATACTTCTTTTGAAGAATGTGTTGTTGGTATAGATAGACTGTTACCTGATTTTTCAACCGATGTTAAAATCCATGAGATTTATGATATTTCCAAATTGGCTGCAAGGTTAACAGGAGTATATATTCAGCCCAATAAAGCGATCGTTGGTGAAAATGCTTTTGCCCATGAATCAGGCATTCATTCTGATGGAATTATTAAAAATTCTGCAACTTACGAGCCTATGACTCCAGAACTTGTCGGTCGAAAACGCAGATTTGTCATTGGTAAACATATGGGCACTCATGGTTTGGATAATAGGCTTAAGGAATTGGGTTTAAGCGTCAATAAGAATCAACTTCAACAAATCTGCAATGATATTAAAGTTTTGGCTGATAAGGGTAAAACTGTAACTGATGTTGATTTGCAGGTAATTGCTGATAATGTTTTAGAAATCAATCAGGAAGATAGGATTAAACTTGATGAGTTAACTATTGTTTCAGGAAATAAAGTCATGCCTACTGCATCTGTTAAAATCACGATTGATGATGATGAAGTTTTAAATGCAGGTGTTGGTTTGGGTCCTGTTGATGCCGCAATCAATGCTTTGAAAACATTGGATGTTTTCAGTGATGTCGATTTAATTGAATACCATGTTGATGCTATTACAGGAGGTACTGACGCTTTTATTGATGTAATTATTAAATTGCAAAAGGGTGACCGTGTAGTTTCTGCCAGAGGTACTGAGCCCGACATTATTAATGCTAGTGTAAAAGCATATATTGCAGGAGTCAATAGACTGTTGAGCAGTTAG
- the cgi121 gene encoding KEOPS complex subunit Cgi121: MYMEDIQILGFKGTIVSVEETLSLIDGIKEDGEIIQLLNADSIVSKNHIIHGVNQAQLAFRRGENLANDLSVEIALRCSAQRQISKAFGILGLKEGEMNLCAILINSKDYASELSEIFTPDESVFVPDEENLLKIYKISDAEAKNMPLESIIIDRITKLTVDY, from the coding sequence ATGTATATGGAAGATATTCAAATATTGGGTTTTAAAGGAACAATCGTTTCTGTTGAAGAAACACTTAGTTTAATTGATGGTATTAAAGAAGATGGTGAAATAATACAACTTCTGAATGCGGATTCTATCGTTTCTAAAAATCATATAATTCATGGTGTCAATCAGGCACAGCTTGCTTTTAGACGTGGTGAAAATTTGGCAAATGATTTGAGTGTTGAAATTGCACTTAGGTGTTCTGCTCAAAGACAGATTTCAAAGGCCTTCGGTATTTTAGGTCTAAAAGAAGGAGAAATGAATTTATGCGCTATTTTGATAAACAGCAAGGATTATGCATCTGAGCTGTCTGAAATTTTTACTCCCGATGAAAGCGTATTTGTTCCGGATGAGGAAAATCTATTAAAAATTTATAAAATTAGTGATGCCGAAGCAAAAAATATGCCTCTTGAAAGCATCATTATTGATAGGATTACAAAACTCACTGTAGATTACTGA
- a CDS encoding DegT/DnrJ/EryC1/StrS family aminotransferase codes for MFKFKTPSQETRKIMSKVALGKLTDTDFEEMCIEKIKKLTNCKEVKITSSGNNSIFIALSSVKGDIIIPDQGGWHGFKQIGKFLNKNIITLKTDSGLINPDHIEELDVEEGSALIYTSFAGYCAEQNTKSIAKFCKNNGILTIEDASAGIGDLENKLAKYSDIILGSTGSPKIINAGSGGFIAYNIPEVFKETPIPQKLSKASEIICSGICSELDNVGEKLELTLNATKYLKKHINNSLHQDKRGVNVIIPHDDAKSISWNLKKSLTTDKRGFITTCPNYNRVKQKAVSIEVKNLDYSCLEKEHLDKIIEEIEISNLQ; via the coding sequence TCATGTCAAAAGTTGCATTAGGCAAATTGACTGACACTGACTTTGAGGAAATGTGTATTGAAAAGATAAAAAAATTAACTAACTGTAAAGAAGTTAAAATTACCTCAAGCGGCAACAACAGCATATTTATCGCATTATCATCCGTCAAAGGAGACATTATTATTCCTGATCAGGGAGGATGGCACGGATTTAAACAGATTGGGAAATTTTTAAATAAAAATATCATCACGTTAAAAACAGATTCTGGCCTTATTAATCCAGATCATATTGAAGAATTGGATGTTGAGGAAGGTTCTGCATTGATTTATACTAGTTTTGCAGGATATTGTGCAGAACAGAACACTAAATCCATTGCAAAATTCTGTAAAAACAATGGTATTTTAACTATTGAAGACGCTTCAGCAGGAATTGGAGACCTGGAAAATAAACTTGCAAAATATTCAGACATTATTCTTGGCTCAACCGGATCTCCTAAGATAATAAATGCTGGAAGTGGAGGATTTATAGCATACAATATTCCGGAAGTTTTTAAAGAAACTCCCATCCCTCAGAAATTAAGCAAAGCAAGTGAAATCATATGTAGTGGTATATGTAGTGAACTTGATAATGTTGGAGAAAAACTTGAACTTACATTAAATGCAACAAAGTATCTAAAAAAACATATCAATAACTCATTGCATCAAGATAAAAGAGGCGTTAATGTGATTATTCCACATGATGATGCCAAGTCCATAAGTTGGAATCTGAAAAAATCATTAACAACAGATAAAAGGGGATTCATCACTACTTGCCCAAACTATAACCGAGTGAAACAGAAAGCCGTTTCAATTGAAGTTAAAAATCTTGATTATTCCTGTCTTGAAAAAGAGCATTTAGATAAAATAATTGAAGAGATAGAAATCAGTAATCTACAGTGA